One stretch of Leishmania braziliensis MHOM/BR/75/M2904 complete genome, chromosome 6 DNA includes these proteins:
- a CDS encoding putative 60S ribosomal protein L19, giving the protein MVSLKLQARLASSILGCGRARVWLDPNEAMEIQNANSRKSVRKLIKDGFIIRKPVKVHSRARWRKMKEAKDMGRHSGVGRREGSREARMPSKELWMRRLRILRRLLRKYRADKKIDRHVYRDLYVRAKGNVFRNKRNLMEHIHKIKNEKKKERQLAEQLAAKHQRDEQHRNKARKQELKKREKERERARRDDAAAAAQKKKADVAKKSAAPATKAAAVSAAKAAAVSVSRAAAAVAPAAKPAVPAKKSKK; this is encoded by the coding sequence ATGGTGTCTCTGAAGCTGCAGGCTCGCCTCGCGTCGAGCATCCTCGGCTGCGGCCGCGCCCGCGTGTGGCTGGACCCCAACGAGGCGATGGAGATCCAGAACGCAAACTCGCGCAAGAGCGTGCGCAAGCTGATCAAGGATGGCTTCATCATTCGTAAGCCGGTGAAGGTGCACTCGCGCGCGCGGTGGCGTAAGAtgaaggaggcgaaggacatggggcgccacagcggcgtTGGCCGGCGCGAGGGTAGCCGCGAGGCCCGCATGCCGAGCAAGGAGCTGTGgatgcgccgcctgcgcatTCTGCGTCGCCTGCTGCGCAAGTACCGCGCGGACAAGAAGATCGACCGCCACGTGTACCGCGACCTGTACGTGCGCGCGAAGGGTAACGTGTTCCGCAACAAGCGCAACCTTATGGAGCACATCCACAAGATCAagaacgagaagaagaaggagcggcagctggcggagcagcttgcGGCGAAGCACCAGCGCgacgagcagcaccgcaacaAGGCTCGCAAGCaggagctgaagaagcgcgagaaggagcgcgagCGCGCGAGGcgcgacgacgctgctgctgctgcgcagaagaagaaggcggacGTTGCGAAGAAGTCTGCTGCCCCTGCTAcgaaggctgctgctgtctccgccgcgaaggctgctgctgtctccgTCTcgagggctgctgctgctgtggctccCGCTGCGAAGCCTGCTGTGCCGGCGAAGAAGTCGAAGAAGTAA
- a CDS encoding putative 60S ribosomal protein L19 encodes MVSLKLQARLASSILGCGRARVWLDPNEAMEIQNANSRKSVRKLIKDGFIIRKPVKVHSRARWRKMKEAKDMGRHSGVGRREGSREARMPSKELWMRRLRILRRLLRKYRADKKIDRHVYRDLYVRAKGNVFRNKRNLMEHIHKIKNEKKKERQLAEQLAAKHQRDEQHRNKARKQELKKREKERERARRDDAAAAAQKKKADVAKKSAAPATKAAAVSAAKAAAVSAAKAAAVSVSRAAAAVAPAAKPAVPAKAAAPAAKGAVPAKKSKK; translated from the coding sequence ATGGTGTCTCTGAAGCTGCAGGCTCGCCTCGCGTCGAGCATCCTCGGCTGCGGCCGCGCCCGCGTGTGGCTGGACCCCAACGAGGCGATGGAGATCCAGAACGCAAACTCGCGCAAGAGCGTGCGCAAGCTGATCAAGGATGGCTTCATCATTCGTAAGCCGGTGAAGGTGCACTCGCGCGCGCGGTGGCGTAAGAtgaaggaggcgaaggacatggggcgccacagcggcgtTGGCCGGCGCGAGGGTAGCCGCGAGGCCCGCATGCCGAGCAAGGAGCTGTGgatgcgccgcctgcgcatTCTGCGTCGCCTGCTGCGCAAGTACCGCGCGGACAAGAAGATCGACCGCCACGTGTACCGCGACCTGTACGTGCGCGCGAAGGGTAACGTGTTCCGCAACAAGCGCAACCTTATGGAGCACATCCACAAGATCAagaacgagaagaagaaggagcggcagctggcggagcagcttgcGGCGAAGCACCAGCGCgacgagcagcaccgcaacaAGGCTCGCAAGCaggagctgaagaagcgcgagaaggagcgcgagCGCGCGAGGcgcgacgacgctgctgctgctgcgcagaagaagaaggcggacGTTGCGAAGAAGTCTGCTGCCCCTGCTAcgaaggctgctgctgtctccgccgcgaaggctgctgctgtctccgccgcgaaggctgctgctgtctccgTCTcgagggctgctgctgctgtggctccCGCTGCGAAGCCTGCTGTGCCGGCGAAggctgcggcgcctgctgcgaAGGGTGCTGTGCCGGCGAAGAAGTCGAAGAAGTAA
- a CDS encoding putative 60S ribosomal protein L19 codes for MRRLRILRRLLRKYRADKKIDRHVYRDLYVRAKGNVFRNKRNLMEHIHKIKNEKKKERQLAEQLAAKHQRDEQHRNKARKQELKKREKERERARRDDAAAAAQKKKADVAKKSAAPATKAAAVSAAKAAAVSAAKAAAVSVSRAAAAVAPAAKPAVPAKAAAPAAKGAVPAKKSKK; via the coding sequence atgcgccgcctgcgcatTCTGCGTCGCCTGCTGCGCAAGTACCGCGCGGACAAGAAGATCGACCGCCACGTGTACCGCGACCTGTACGTGCGCGCGAAGGGTAACGTGTTCCGCAACAAGCGCAACCTTATGGAGCACATCCACAAGATCAagaacgagaagaagaaggagcggcagctggcggagcagcttgcGGCGAAGCACCAGCGCgacgagcagcaccgcaacaAGGCTCGCAAGCaggagctgaagaagcgcgagaaggagcgcgagCGCGCGAGGcgcgacgacgctgctgctgctgcgcagaagaagaaggcggacGTTGCGAAGAAGTCTGCTGCCCCTGCTAcgaaggctgctgctgtctccgccgcgaaggctgctgctgtctccgccgcgaaggctgctgctgtctccgTCTcgagggctgctgctgctgtggctccCGCTGCGAAGCCTGCTGTGCCGGCGAAggctgcggcgcctgctgcgaAGGGTGCTGTGCCGGCGAAGAAGTCGAAGAAGTAA